In one window of Duganella dendranthematis DNA:
- the gudD gene encoding glucarate dehydratase, with product MTQQPSDTPRIVAMRVIPVAGHDSMLLNLSGAHGPYFTRNIVILTDSLGNTGAGEVPGGEKIRQTLEDARPLVLNQPIGSYNAILNAARAAFADRDAGGRGLQTFDLRIAVHAVTALEAALLDLLGQFLNVPVAALLGEGQQRTEVEMLGYLFYIGDRQATDLPYAATPADAPDNWTRLRNEAALTPEAVVRLAEAAYERYGFNDFKLKGGVFAGEAEIEAVTAIHERFPQARVTLDPNGGWLLKDAIRLCRDQGDVLAYAEDPCGAENGYSGREVMAEFRRATGLLTATNMVATDWREMRHAIQLQSVDIPLADPHFWTMQGSVRVAQMCHEWGLTWGSHSNNHFDISLAMFTHVAAAAPGNITAIDTHWIWQDGQHLTKNPLQIEGGMVQVPQRGGLGVELDMEAIEQAHHLYNNMGLGARDDAVAMQFLIPGWKFNNKMPCMVR from the coding sequence ATGACCCAACAACCTTCCGACACGCCCCGCATTGTTGCCATGCGCGTCATTCCCGTGGCCGGCCACGACAGCATGCTGCTGAACCTGAGCGGCGCCCACGGCCCGTATTTCACGCGCAACATCGTCATCCTCACCGACAGCCTGGGCAACACCGGCGCCGGCGAGGTGCCGGGCGGCGAGAAGATCCGCCAGACGCTGGAAGACGCCCGTCCGCTGGTGCTGAACCAGCCGATCGGCAGCTATAACGCCATCCTGAACGCGGCGCGCGCCGCCTTTGCCGACCGCGACGCCGGCGGCCGCGGCCTGCAAACCTTCGACCTGCGCATTGCCGTGCACGCCGTCACCGCGCTGGAAGCCGCGCTGCTTGATCTGCTGGGCCAGTTCCTGAATGTGCCGGTGGCGGCCCTGCTGGGCGAGGGCCAGCAGCGCACCGAAGTGGAAATGCTGGGCTACCTGTTCTACATTGGCGACCGCCAGGCCACTGACCTGCCCTATGCCGCCACGCCGGCCGACGCGCCCGACAATTGGACCCGGCTGCGCAACGAGGCGGCGCTGACGCCGGAGGCGGTGGTGCGACTGGCCGAGGCGGCGTATGAGCGCTATGGTTTCAACGACTTCAAGCTCAAAGGCGGCGTGTTCGCCGGCGAGGCGGAAATCGAGGCCGTCACTGCCATCCACGAACGTTTCCCGCAGGCGCGCGTGACGCTCGATCCGAACGGCGGCTGGCTGCTGAAGGATGCGATCCGCCTGTGCCGCGACCAGGGCGATGTGCTGGCCTACGCCGAAGACCCGTGCGGCGCCGAGAACGGTTACTCGGGGCGCGAGGTGATGGCCGAGTTCCGCCGCGCTACCGGCCTGCTGACCGCGACCAATATGGTGGCCACCGACTGGCGCGAGATGCGTCACGCGATCCAGCTGCAATCGGTCGACATTCCGCTGGCCGACCCGCACTTCTGGACCATGCAGGGCTCGGTGCGGGTGGCGCAGATGTGCCACGAATGGGGCCTGACCTGGGGCTCGCATTCGAACAACCACTTCGATATTTCGCTGGCCATGTTCACCCACGTGGCGGCCGCCGCGCCGGGCAACATCACCGCCATCGACACCCACTGGATCTGGCAGGACGGCCAGCACCTGACCAAGAATCCACTGCAGATCGAGGGCGGCATGGTGCAGGTGCCGCAACGCGGCGGCCTGGGCGTGGAGCTGGACATGGAGGCGATCGAGCAGGCGCACCACCTGTACAACAACATGGGCCTGGGCGCGCGCGACGATGCGGTGGCGATGCAGTTCCTGATCCCCGGCTGGAAGTTCAATAACAAGATGCCTTGCATGGTTCGCTGA
- a CDS encoding LacI family DNA-binding transcriptional regulator has protein sequence MDNTALRSLRTPEGEVAVSGATLVDVARVAGVSPITVSRALNQPHLVRPNTVAKVQAAVAQTGYVKNMQAGALASARSRLVSLVLPTISTPIFADMAQAASDHLTAAGYQVMLGLSSYEAWREELLVETILSRRPDGVILTGSLHTDSTRRRLQAARVPVVETWDLTPSPVDMMVGFSHEEVGHAIAQHLLAQGYRRIAILAVQDPRAARRNQGLQAGLAKHGVEVAALQLMPLPSTFALGRDGLAALLARCPDMDAVVCSSDTLAHGVLTEAIARGLAVPQQLAVVGFGDLNFAARTYPPLSTVRVDGANIGRMAAQAILDRVDGKAVARLNDTGFELIQRGSS, from the coding sequence ATGGACAACACTGCACTGCGCAGCCTGCGCACCCCGGAAGGCGAAGTCGCCGTCAGCGGCGCCACGCTGGTCGATGTGGCGCGGGTGGCCGGCGTGTCGCCGATCACCGTCTCGCGCGCGCTCAACCAACCGCACCTGGTGCGGCCCAATACCGTCGCCAAGGTGCAGGCCGCCGTGGCGCAGACCGGCTACGTCAAAAACATGCAGGCCGGCGCGCTGGCGTCGGCGCGCAGCCGGCTGGTGTCCCTGGTGCTGCCGACCATCTCGACGCCGATCTTCGCCGACATGGCGCAGGCCGCCAGCGACCACCTGACCGCCGCCGGCTACCAGGTCATGCTGGGCCTGTCGAGCTACGAAGCGTGGCGCGAGGAACTGCTGGTCGAGACCATCCTCAGCCGCCGGCCCGACGGCGTCATCCTGACCGGTTCGCTGCACACGGACAGCACGCGGCGCCGGCTGCAGGCTGCGCGCGTGCCGGTGGTGGAAACGTGGGATTTGACGCCGTCGCCGGTCGACATGATGGTCGGCTTCTCGCACGAAGAGGTCGGGCACGCGATCGCCCAGCACCTGCTGGCGCAAGGCTACCGCCGCATCGCCATCCTGGCGGTGCAAGACCCGCGCGCCGCGCGCCGCAACCAGGGCCTGCAGGCCGGACTGGCCAAGCACGGGGTCGAAGTGGCGGCGCTGCAGCTCATGCCGCTGCCGTCGACCTTCGCGTTGGGGCGCGATGGTCTGGCCGCGCTGCTGGCGCGCTGTCCCGACATGGACGCCGTGGTGTGCAGTTCCGACACGCTGGCGCACGGCGTGCTGACCGAAGCCATCGCGCGCGGCCTGGCCGTGCCGCAGCAATTGGCGGTGGTCGGCTTCGGCGACCTCAATTTTGCCGCCCGCACCTATCCGCCGCTATCGACTGTACGCGTCGATGGGGCTAATATCGGACGTATGGCAGCGCAAGCGATCCTGGACCGGGTGGACGGCAAGGCGGTAGCCCGCCTGAACGACACCGGATTCGAGCTGATCCAGCGCGGCAGCAGCTAA
- a CDS encoding KTSC domain-containing protein: MEMKRINAGKLRAIGYDARDKMLRVEFDDGSAMDYSGVGNEVWRKLSTSGAAWSYYRDNIEEEYTGRRGVVRKPTTRADLEDLFKPPSDN; encoded by the coding sequence ATGGAAATGAAGCGCATCAACGCGGGTAAATTGCGGGCTATCGGGTATGACGCCCGCGACAAAATGTTGCGGGTGGAATTTGACGACGGCAGCGCCATGGACTATAGCGGTGTCGGCAATGAAGTGTGGCGCAAGCTGTCGACCTCGGGCGCGGCGTGGAGCTACTACCGCGACAATATCGAGGAAGAATATACCGGGCGGCGCGGCGTGGTGCGCAAACCCACCACCCGCGCCGACCTCGAAGACCTGTTCAAGCCGCCGTCGGACAATTAG
- a CDS encoding SET domain-containing protein, whose amino-acid sequence MTDASLQPASAPQPACRVERSPVHGNGVFATRDILPGERVIEYAGREISWDEAQARAAAQGGPHNHTFFFSLANGNVIDGGDAGNDARFINHSCEPNCEAIEEEDGTIFIYALHAILQDEELSYSYPLIYEGRHTPAIKRAFACRCGAAQCSGTMLAPKPRQRKPKAKPAPDAGFVPGSTAPQNPPPAMPG is encoded by the coding sequence ATGACCGACGCCAGTCTCCAGCCCGCTTCAGCCCCGCAACCTGCCTGCCGCGTCGAGCGCTCCCCGGTCCACGGCAACGGCGTGTTCGCCACCCGCGACATCCTCCCTGGCGAACGCGTGATCGAATACGCCGGCCGCGAAATCAGCTGGGACGAAGCGCAGGCGCGCGCCGCCGCGCAAGGCGGGCCGCACAACCACACTTTCTTCTTCAGCCTGGCCAACGGCAACGTCATCGACGGCGGCGACGCCGGCAACGACGCCCGCTTCATCAACCATTCCTGCGAGCCCAACTGCGAAGCCATCGAGGAAGAAGACGGCACCATCTTCATCTACGCGCTGCACGCCATCCTGCAGGACGAGGAGCTCAGCTACTCGTACCCGCTGATCTACGAAGGCCGCCACACGCCGGCCATCAAGCGCGCCTTCGCCTGCCGTTGCGGCGCCGCACAGTGCAGCGGCACCATGCTGGCGCCCAAGCCGCGCCAGCGCAAGCCGAAAGCTAAGCCAGCGCCGGATGCAGGCTTCGTCCCTGGCTCAACAGCACCTCAAAATCCGCCACCGGCAATGCCGGGCTGA
- a CDS encoding bifunctional diguanylate cyclase/phosphodiesterase — protein MPSSSRKSARISLAAILTLLTGCAVTGLLFVAVSALEYSKMELGYQQRGHMRAAAIRRGMDDTLELVTILNGLFKSVGLVDREQFASFTRPLLERYPFVQAFNFHRVLDDAEAARYQAAMQARFPGYQLHDANHQPLAPRAQHVIVDYLEPLEGNEAAFGLDVASLPVMARAIGEAVDSGQARTTPLLRLAQERAQQQGFVLMMPVYRAGAELGTVAQRRAAWVGNTSAVIRSADLVQKILLAADLLDDSELMLQVYIGDDIRPANLVYARGQASDEAPAPRSLQRWLAFDYREPYVRTFSAAGKSWHVQVTPLPRPFLPHHIGSLSTLLGGLLFSLLTAAFVNSLARRSTRVQRLVDERTHALKLSNAQLADDVAARKRTEEALQESEHRFRRLLALSSDWYWEQDEQFRFTNITGGFFDKGKQDPQLFLGKTRWDAHPAQWDHRQGREHKALLAAHLPFANLEYSVVGMDGQTHWFNTSGEPVFDRAGQFRGYRGTGTEITERKLAEQRIHHIAHHDVLTGLPNRVLLQDRLHQAVASANRSGKPLWVMLIDLDRFKFVNDSMGHKAGDQLLKTVALRLQDSVRSSDTVARLSGDEFVAILTEYPEQALSVDVAQRIMRAVTQPVMLEGKEFFVTCSIGVAVYGADGTSAQRLIEHADIAMYRAKKLGRNNTQFYEPTMNEEARERLRIESALRSALERQEFVLHYQPQVDVQSGRVVGMEALLRWQHPELGMVAPHRFIGLAEETGLIVPIGAWVLRTACAQARLWLDAGHGPLRIAVNLSPRQFSEPQLVASIAAVLRETGLPPACLDIELTEGLFMHDVTQAVGLLHKLKLLGVALSIDDFGTGYSSFSYLRHFPIDVLKIDRSFISDIHEGDEAAIVVSIIALAHNLKLRVIAEGVETATQLDYLRRHGCDEIQGYYFSPALPVADFEVLLSQGRSLHPALA, from the coding sequence ATGCCGTCGTCTTCCCGCAAGTCCGCCCGGATCTCGCTGGCGGCCATCCTGACCCTGCTCACCGGCTGCGCCGTGACCGGCCTGCTGTTCGTGGCCGTCAGCGCGCTCGAATACAGCAAGATGGAACTGGGCTACCAGCAGCGCGGCCACATGCGGGCGGCGGCGATCCGCCGTGGCATGGACGATACGCTGGAGCTGGTCACCATCCTCAACGGCCTGTTCAAGTCGGTCGGCCTGGTCGACCGCGAGCAGTTCGCCAGTTTTACGCGGCCGCTGCTGGAACGTTATCCGTTCGTGCAAGCTTTCAATTTCCACCGTGTGCTGGACGATGCCGAGGCGGCCCGCTACCAGGCCGCGATGCAGGCGCGTTTCCCCGGCTACCAGCTGCACGACGCCAACCACCAGCCGCTGGCGCCGCGCGCGCAGCACGTGATCGTCGATTACCTGGAGCCGCTGGAGGGCAATGAGGCCGCCTTCGGGCTCGACGTGGCGTCGCTGCCGGTGATGGCGCGCGCCATCGGCGAGGCGGTCGACAGCGGCCAGGCGCGCACCACGCCGCTGCTGCGGCTGGCGCAGGAACGCGCGCAACAGCAGGGCTTTGTGCTGATGATGCCGGTCTACCGCGCCGGCGCCGAGCTGGGCACGGTGGCGCAGCGGCGCGCGGCCTGGGTCGGCAACACCAGCGCGGTGATCCGCTCGGCCGATCTGGTGCAAAAGATCCTGCTGGCGGCCGACCTGCTGGATGACAGCGAACTGATGCTGCAAGTGTATATCGGCGACGATATCCGCCCCGCCAACCTGGTCTACGCACGCGGCCAGGCCAGCGACGAGGCGCCGGCGCCGCGCTCGCTGCAGCGCTGGCTGGCCTTCGATTACCGCGAGCCGTATGTGCGCACCTTCAGCGCGGCCGGCAAGTCGTGGCATGTGCAGGTGACGCCGCTGCCGCGGCCGTTCCTGCCGCACCACATCGGTTCGCTGTCGACGCTGCTCGGCGGGCTGCTGTTCTCGCTGCTGACGGCGGCCTTCGTCAATTCGCTGGCGCGGCGCTCGACCCGGGTGCAGCGGCTGGTGGACGAGCGCACCCACGCGCTCAAGCTAAGCAACGCGCAGCTGGCCGATGACGTCGCCGCCCGCAAGCGCACCGAGGAGGCCTTGCAGGAAAGCGAGCACCGCTTCCGCCGCCTGCTGGCGCTGTCGTCGGACTGGTACTGGGAGCAGGACGAACAGTTCCGCTTCACCAATATCACCGGCGGCTTCTTCGACAAGGGCAAGCAGGACCCGCAGCTGTTTCTCGGCAAGACCCGCTGGGACGCCCATCCGGCGCAGTGGGATCACCGCCAGGGCCGCGAACACAAGGCCTTGCTGGCGGCGCATCTGCCGTTCGCCAACCTGGAATATTCGGTGGTCGGGATGGACGGCCAGACCCACTGGTTCAACACCAGCGGCGAGCCGGTGTTTGACCGCGCCGGCCAGTTCCGCGGCTATCGCGGCACCGGCACCGAGATCACCGAACGCAAGCTGGCCGAGCAGCGCATTCACCACATCGCCCACCACGACGTGCTGACCGGCCTGCCCAACCGGGTGCTGTTGCAGGACCGGCTGCACCAGGCGGTGGCGTCCGCCAACCGCAGCGGCAAGCCGTTGTGGGTCATGCTGATCGACCTCGACCGCTTCAAGTTCGTCAACGACAGCATGGGCCACAAGGCCGGCGACCAGCTGCTGAAGACGGTCGCCCTCCGCTTGCAGGACAGCGTGCGCAGCAGCGACACGGTGGCGCGGCTGTCGGGCGACGAGTTCGTGGCGATTTTGACCGAGTATCCGGAGCAGGCGCTGTCGGTCGATGTGGCGCAGCGCATCATGCGCGCGGTGACGCAGCCGGTGATGTTGGAGGGCAAGGAGTTCTTCGTCACCTGTTCGATCGGCGTGGCGGTGTACGGTGCCGACGGCACCTCGGCCCAGCGCCTGATCGAGCATGCCGACATCGCCATGTACCGCGCCAAGAAGCTGGGCCGCAACAATACCCAGTTCTACGAGCCGACCATGAACGAGGAGGCGCGCGAGCGCCTGCGCATCGAGAGTGCGCTGCGCAGCGCGCTGGAGCGGCAGGAATTCGTGCTGCACTATCAGCCGCAGGTGGATGTGCAGAGCGGCCGGGTGGTCGGCATGGAGGCGCTGCTGCGCTGGCAGCATCCGGAGCTGGGCATGGTGGCGCCGCACCGCTTCATCGGCCTGGCCGAGGAGACCGGCCTGATTGTGCCGATCGGCGCGTGGGTGCTGCGCACCGCCTGCGCCCAGGCCAGGCTGTGGCTGGATGCGGGCCACGGGCCGTTGCGCATCGCCGTCAACCTGTCGCCGCGCCAGTTCAGCGAGCCGCAGCTGGTGGCGTCGATCGCCGCGGTGCTGCGCGAGACGGGGCTGCCGCCGGCCTGCCTCGACATCGAGCTGACCGAGGGCCTGTTCATGCACGATGTGACGCAGGCGGTGGGCTTGCTGCACAAGCTCAAGCTGCTGGGGGTGGCGCTGTCGATCGACGATTTCGGCACCGGCTATTCGAGTTTTTCCTATCTGCGCCATTTCCCCATCGATGTGCTGAAGATCGACCGCTCGTTCATCAGCGACATCCACGAGGGCGACGAGGCGGCGATTGTGGTGTCGATCATCGCGCTGGCGCACAACCTCAAGCTGCGCGTGATCGCCGAGGGCGTGGAGACCGCCACCCAGCTCGACTACCTGCGCCGCCACGGCTGCGACGAGATCCAGGGTTATTACTTCAGCCCGGCATTGCCGGTGGCGGATTTTGAGGTGCTGTTGAGCCAGGGACGAAGCCTGCATCCGGCGCTGGCTTAG
- a CDS encoding transferase spermidine synthase, with translation MTPPARRPPPQVLTVGNTRRLEFTPGMVQSEMRLSRPDQLVLSYNRAMMCFVLFQPQPQHIVMVGLGGGSLAKFCYRYLPQARITVLELDPAVIALRDQFAIPPDDARFRVVQADAVAYMPALARSADVLLVDGFDADGLPPALGSASFYADSQRALRPGGVLVANLFSYDPNYLPMLKRLRRAFRGRICGFTGIAGNNRIVFAVKGGASAADSPALAMQRRVARHGGLRLPPLNWLLAHWVVLRLRLRQRRAERTGGVVI, from the coding sequence TTGACCCCGCCCGCCCGCCGCCCGCCGCCGCAAGTGCTCACCGTTGGCAACACGCGCCGGCTGGAATTCACGCCCGGCATGGTGCAAAGCGAGATGCGCCTGTCGCGCCCGGACCAGCTGGTGCTCAGCTATAACCGCGCCATGATGTGCTTTGTGCTGTTCCAGCCGCAGCCGCAGCACATCGTCATGGTCGGGCTGGGCGGCGGCTCGCTGGCCAAGTTCTGCTACCGCTATCTGCCGCAGGCGCGCATCACGGTGCTGGAGCTCGATCCGGCGGTGATCGCGCTGCGCGACCAGTTCGCCATTCCGCCCGACGACGCCCGCTTCCGCGTGGTGCAGGCCGATGCGGTCGCGTACATGCCGGCGCTGGCGCGCAGCGCCGATGTGCTGCTGGTCGACGGTTTCGACGCCGACGGCCTGCCGCCGGCGCTCGGCAGCGCCAGCTTTTACGCCGACAGCCAGCGCGCGCTGCGCCCGGGCGGCGTGCTGGTGGCCAATCTGTTCAGCTACGATCCCAACTATCTGCCGATGCTGAAGCGGCTGCGGCGGGCGTTTCGCGGCCGCATCTGCGGCTTCACCGGCATCGCCGGCAATAACCGCATCGTGTTCGCCGTCAAGGGCGGCGCGTCGGCAGCGGACTCGCCGGCGCTGGCCATGCAGCGCCGGGTGGCGCGCCACGGCGGGCTGCGGCTGCCGCCGCTGAACTGGCTGCTGGCGCACTGGGTGGTGCTGCGGCTGCGACTGCGGCAGCGGCGCGCCGAACGCACCGGCGGCGTGGTTATTTGA
- a CDS encoding GGDEF domain-containing protein codes for MDIKTLVLALALGNLSLCAALFFFEAGARRSGQTARIHATWMWAKQCQALAWFLLYCRGELPDFLTIPLANAILFAGFALDASALWEQAGRRVWRNYLVPALGAGVGVYVAAWLLQLPAGGRIAIGSAVTAFFFLAGAAALGRGWRSGTVLRRYLVALMLVLSAAVLARGLLSLPAMALEGLNPVAVQSAGIVALYLMMLGNAFGYLLLVREHEHGELARLEVVDALTDVPNRRGFYTALTPWIALARRPGMPTALIILNLDQFKRVNDSYGHSAGDMVLKAMVDVCKKQLRDSDQMGRLGGAEFAILLPRTSAEDAGMVAERIRQAVAALPVKAEKAIINMTASLGVTTIRAEDSTVSLFKRADEALQAAKQAGRNRVAEAPAAIL; via the coding sequence ATGGATATCAAAACCCTGGTATTGGCGCTGGCACTGGGCAATCTGAGCCTGTGCGCAGCGCTGTTCTTTTTTGAGGCCGGCGCGCGCCGCAGCGGCCAGACCGCGCGCATCCACGCCACCTGGATGTGGGCCAAGCAATGCCAGGCGCTGGCCTGGTTCCTGTTGTATTGCCGCGGCGAGCTGCCCGATTTCCTGACCATCCCGCTGGCCAACGCCATTTTATTTGCCGGCTTCGCGCTGGACGCTTCCGCGCTATGGGAGCAGGCCGGCCGCCGCGTGTGGCGCAACTACCTGGTGCCGGCGCTGGGCGCCGGCGTCGGCGTCTACGTCGCGGCCTGGCTATTGCAGCTGCCGGCCGGCGGCCGCATCGCCATCGGCTCGGCGGTGACGGCGTTCTTCTTCCTGGCCGGCGCCGCCGCGCTGGGACGCGGCTGGCGCAGCGGCACCGTGCTGCGGCGCTATCTGGTGGCGCTGATGCTGGTGCTGAGCGCCGCCGTGCTGGCGCGCGGCCTGCTGTCGCTGCCGGCCATGGCGCTCGAGGGTTTGAATCCGGTGGCGGTGCAGTCGGCTGGCATCGTCGCGCTGTATCTGATGATGCTGGGCAACGCCTTCGGCTATCTGCTGCTGGTGCGCGAGCACGAACATGGCGAACTGGCGCGGCTGGAAGTGGTCGACGCGCTGACCGATGTGCCGAACCGGCGCGGCTTCTACACCGCGCTGACGCCGTGGATCGCGCTGGCGCGCCGTCCCGGCATGCCGACCGCGCTGATTATCCTCAACCTGGACCAGTTCAAGCGCGTCAACGACAGCTACGGCCACTCGGCCGGCGACATGGTCTTAAAAGCCATGGTCGACGTCTGCAAGAAGCAGCTGCGCGATTCCGACCAGATGGGCCGCCTGGGCGGCGCCGAATTCGCCATCCTGCTGCCGCGCACCTCGGCGGAAGACGCCGGCATGGTGGCGGAGCGCATCCGCCAGGCCGTCGCCGCCCTGCCGGTCAAGGCCGAAAAAGCCATCATCAACATGACGGCCAGCCTGGGCGTGACCACCATCCGCGCCGAAGACAGCACCGTGAGCCTGTTCAAGCGCGCCGACGAGGCGCTGCAGGCAGCCAAACAGGCAGGCCGCAACCGCGTGGCCGAAGCGCCGGCCGCGATTCTGTAA
- a CDS encoding Ppx/GppA phosphatase family protein: MYAAVDLGSNSFRLHIGKHDGEAIRVLKSVREPIRLAAGLDDKGNLTPAAMQAALNCLKNFRTVLAAYKLDAVRVVATSAMRVARNAAAFLPEAELAIGYPIEIISGEEEGRLIYMGVAHAVALPGERRLVIDIGGGSTELILGRGPEIERVESFSVGTVKQSLSFFIGGRVDGPSFEAAILSARSHFEDAAPPYHPQFWKQCYGSSGTARTIADIIVKNGLGREVNAQSLEALKQRFIAFGHVGKIDMPGLKADRASTIIGGLAILIGLVRELDIPVVVPIEAGLRMGVMWDLHLRSTKRDRREQSVQACVQRFHVDERRANRVAVDSLALYAQTKPASDQYGRLLYWSALLHEMGMVVSHTGYHKHAAYIVENADLPGFTAREQRTMSCLIVSHKGNLRKVGEALTEIDFAKAIVAFRLAVLFMHSRIDLDFTQIKLRFKSRIELEIRREWVAEHPTLSYWLEKEQEQWDEVGVDFLIRTTG; encoded by the coding sequence ATGTACGCTGCCGTAGACCTGGGTTCCAATAGTTTTCGCCTCCACATCGGCAAGCACGATGGGGAGGCCATCCGCGTACTCAAAAGCGTGCGTGAGCCGATCCGCCTGGCCGCAGGGCTGGACGACAAGGGCAACCTGACGCCGGCCGCCATGCAGGCGGCCCTCAACTGCCTGAAAAACTTCCGCACCGTGCTGGCGGCCTACAAGCTCGATGCGGTGCGGGTAGTGGCCACATCGGCGATGCGGGTGGCGCGCAACGCCGCCGCCTTCCTGCCGGAGGCCGAACTGGCGATCGGCTATCCGATTGAAATTATCTCCGGCGAGGAAGAGGGGCGCCTGATCTACATGGGTGTGGCGCACGCGGTGGCGCTGCCCGGCGAACGCCGACTGGTGATCGACATCGGCGGCGGCTCCACCGAATTGATACTCGGCCGCGGGCCGGAAATCGAACGGGTCGAATCGTTCAGCGTCGGCACCGTCAAGCAAAGCCTGTCGTTCTTCATCGGCGGCCGCGTCGACGGGCCGTCGTTCGAGGCGGCCATCCTGTCGGCGCGCAGCCATTTCGAGGACGCCGCGCCGCCGTACCACCCGCAATTCTGGAAGCAGTGCTACGGCTCATCCGGCACCGCGCGCACCATCGCCGACATCATCGTCAAGAACGGCCTGGGACGCGAAGTCAACGCCCAGTCGCTGGAAGCGCTGAAACAGCGCTTCATCGCATTCGGCCACGTCGGCAAGATCGACATGCCGGGCCTGAAGGCGGACCGCGCCTCGACCATCATCGGCGGGCTGGCGATCCTGATTGGCCTGGTGCGCGAACTGGATATCCCGGTGGTGGTGCCGATCGAGGCCGGCCTGCGCATGGGCGTGATGTGGGACCTGCACCTGCGCTCGACCAAGCGTGACCGCCGCGAACAATCGGTGCAGGCCTGCGTCCAGCGCTTCCACGTCGACGAACGCCGCGCCAACCGGGTGGCGGTCGACTCGCTGGCGCTGTACGCCCAGACCAAGCCGGCCTCGGACCAATACGGCCGCCTGCTGTACTGGAGCGCGCTGCTGCACGAAATGGGCATGGTGGTGTCGCACACCGGCTACCACAAGCACGCCGCCTACATCGTCGAAAACGCCGACTTACCCGGCTTTACCGCGCGCGAACAGCGCACCATGAGCTGTTTGATCGTGTCCCACAAGGGCAATCTGCGCAAGGTGGGCGAGGCGCTCACCGAGATCGACTTCGCCAAGGCCATCGTCGCGTTCCGGCTGGCGGTGCTGTTCATGCACTCGCGCATAGACCTCGACTTCACCCAGATCAAGTTGCGTTTTAAAAGCCGCATCGAGCTGGAAATCCGGCGCGAGTGGGTGGCCGAGCACCCCACGCTGTCCTATTGGCTGGAGAAGGAACAGGAACAGTGGGATGAAGTGGGTGTAGACTTCCTGATCCGCACCACTGGCTAA
- a CDS encoding substrate-binding periplasmic protein — protein sequence MLLVLSSWATAGDTVTLCYESQDVRPWRTEKGDGLNFALLKIVGQRLDIQFDFQSIPWKRCLAQLKANTVDGAFAVSYKQDRRELGEYPGGAQPDASKRMHTDTYVLLRRKGSKVGWDGKHFSNLDGAIGFQLGYSVGEVLRAQNLEVDEGSQRADELARKLIAGRLAAAAMGGSDAANLMQGPLGAQLEQLPIPIIEKPYFLILSHALVATRPQLAARIWSAIEDARNSAAYKKQAAEGVHQGVHH from the coding sequence ATGCTGCTGGTCTTGTCGTCCTGGGCGACGGCCGGCGACACCGTCACGCTCTGCTATGAGTCGCAGGACGTGCGGCCGTGGCGCACCGAAAAGGGCGACGGCCTCAATTTCGCGCTGCTGAAAATCGTCGGCCAGCGGCTCGACATCCAGTTCGACTTCCAGAGCATCCCGTGGAAACGCTGCCTGGCGCAGCTGAAGGCCAACACCGTCGATGGCGCCTTCGCCGTCAGCTACAAGCAGGACCGGCGCGAACTGGGCGAATATCCCGGCGGCGCCCAGCCCGACGCCAGCAAGCGGATGCACACCGATACCTACGTGCTGCTGCGCCGCAAAGGCAGCAAGGTAGGGTGGGATGGCAAGCATTTCAGCAACCTGGATGGCGCCATCGGCTTCCAGCTAGGCTACTCGGTGGGTGAAGTGCTGCGCGCACAGAACCTGGAAGTGGACGAGGGCAGCCAGCGCGCCGACGAACTGGCGCGCAAACTGATCGCCGGCCGGCTGGCGGCAGCGGCCATGGGCGGCAGCGACGCCGCCAACCTGATGCAAGGTCCGCTGGGCGCGCAGCTGGAACAGCTGCCGATTCCCATCATCGAAAAGCCGTACTTCCTGATCCTGTCGCACGCGCTGGTGGCGACCCGGCCGCAACTGGCGGCGCGCATCTGGAGCGCGATCGAGGACGCCCGCAACAGCGCCGCCTACAAAAAGCAGGCGGCGGAAGGCGTGCATCAGGGAGTGCATCATTAA